The region ACGGTTTATTCCCTATAAGAAAATCAAACCATTGTCCGTACTGCTTTCCGTCTAGAGTGATGTCCAGTGGAATGATTTGAACTCCTTCGGGCATTTGACTTGTGTCGGCCGTAAGAGTGACTTTAAATTCTTGACGGCTTTTGGGTGACACCGAACCGACCAGCAATTTTGGCTGGGCCGTCACTCCTTCTGGAAGAATCAACTCAACGCGATGATGCTGATCTTGTTTTCTGAAATTTCGAACCGTAATCATGACATCATGCGACTTGCCGTCGCTTAGATCGATGCGATAGGGATAAGCTGAGACCCAGTAGGGATCGAAAAGATATTCGTAATCCTGATCGGGTAACATTTGTTGAAAAGCTGCTTGCATATCTTTCGACCAGGCATGGTAACGCTGCAGTAGTTCTTGAGGATCCGGCATCACGTACGAATGAGCTGCCATGATGATGTCCGGGTTCAATTTCAAAAGGTATTGGCTGCCGTGAACGTGGCCTTCTGCGAGAATAGCGCTGTTTCTGGCGACGACGCAGTCGTGTGCGGTTTGGGAACGATCGCGTGGATCACCAAACAAGTTGTCCCCTGTGAAAGCAATTCGTTTGTCGTCGATATCGAGCCATAAACAGCAACCAAACTCCGTCTGTCCCGGTAGCCAATCGACTTGGATCTTGTAACCTTCCCAAGTAATGCTTTCCCCATCTTGAAAAGCTTTGTCAATCTTCATGCCATCGAACCCATCGCCATAGGCAGACACGAGAGCCGCATAATCATAACGTCGCGGGTTTTCGCATCGATCCACAATCTTGTCGAGTGTCCATGCTTCGGCGCCATACTTCTCTTTCAAAAACGGGCCATGTAAGAAGTGATCGCCGTGCATATGAGAAATCCAGTACGCATCGATCTGTTTGAGCCCCATGTGTTGTCTTAGTCCAACGATGATTTCTTCTAGAACATCTTGCGGAAATAATCCGCAGTCTAAGATTAAACCGTGGCCGCTGTC is a window of Bremerella sp. TYQ1 DNA encoding:
- a CDS encoding MBL fold metallo-hydrolase, with protein sequence MRLFFPLLAFLLVNFPVLANCQEPRFTQPIPDRFPELFYLANTSNVYLLKKDGHGLLINTGASDLENALRDVGVAQVDLLLLNNHHRENIQAIRQTSLQQTQIYASEMEAEILTSPIKFRKWYPQLSDRYSVYGASFVRPPARPIRVDRKLEDGDIVIWRGLQLRCLSTPGHSPGELSFLISKGDDTFAFSGGLMYDGSRFTNWFDSEWDYGFAAGIDAILRSVGRLSEANVDVMLPVQGPIVLNAREQLATYRERLESFREKYIRGYPVFDKDPDKRDRVSQPTQVPHLNQVTPHLYKLNDDFQGRNFSILVSDSGHGLILDCGLFPQDVLEEIIVGLRQHMGLKQIDAYWISHMHGDHFLHGPFLKEKYGAEAWTLDKIVDRCENPRRYDYAALVSAYGDGFDGMKIDKAFQDGESITWEGYKIQVDWLPGQTEFGCCLWLDIDDKRIAFTGDNLFGDPRDRSQTAHDCVVARNSAILAEGHVHGSQYLLKLNPDIIMAAHSYVMPDPQELLQRYHAWSKDMQAAFQQMLPDQDYEYLFDPYWVSAYPYRIDLSDGKSHDVMITVRNFRKQDQHHRVELILPEGVTAQPKLLVGSVSPKSRQEFKVTLTADTSQMPEGVQIIPLDITLDGKQYGQWFDFLIGNKP